A genomic window from Punica granatum isolate Tunisia-2019 chromosome 2, ASM765513v2, whole genome shotgun sequence includes:
- the LOC116194543 gene encoding MADS-box protein SVP-like isoform X1, whose translation MTRKRTEIKKIDNLSARQVTFTKRRRGLIKKAHQLSTLCDAEIALIIFSSTGKLFEFSSSSTEQVIERHINLHSEKSLNPSAQQQVDDIPCALRKDLSDRARELRHLRGEDLHELNLDQLNQLEKSLKASLLRVSETKAGRIMNEISALKKKGSTTSRREQAHENEERVIYILQMVKMQEAKRVPRINHLSGDYDLSSAYSNNNFDTSLKLGLPFPQ comes from the exons ATGACAAGGAAGAGAACAGAGATAAAGAAGATAGACAACCTGAGCGCGAGGCAAGTGACCTTCACTAAGAGGAGAAGAGGGCTCATCAAGAAAGCTCATCAACTCTCTACCCTCTGCGATGCCGAGATCGCCCTCATCATCTTCTCTTCCACCGGCAAGCTCTTCGAGTTCTCCAGCTCTAg TACTGAACAGGTAATCGAGAGGCATATCAATCTGCACTCAGAGAAAAGCCTCAACCCCTCTGCTCAGCAACag GTAGATGATATCCCATGTGCCTTAAGGAAGGATCTCTCCGATAGGGCTCGCGAGCTAAG GCACTTGAGGGGGGAAGATCTACATGAATTGAATCTTGATCAACTTAATCAACTTGAGAAGTCACTCAAAGCCAGTCTGCTCCGTGTTTCAGAAACAAAG GCCGGAAGGATCATGAACGAGATCAGTGccctaaaaaaaaa AGGGAGCACAACTTCTAGAAGAGAACAAGCACATGAAAATG AAGAAagggttatatatattttgcagaTGGTGAAAATGCAAGAAGCAAAGAGAGTTCCTCGAATTAACCACTTGTCAGGAGATTATGATCTCTCGTCAGCTTATTCTAATAACAACTTCGATACGTCTCTCAAGCTGGG GTTGCCTTTCCCACAGTAG
- the LOC116194543 gene encoding MADS-box protein SVP-like isoform X3, translated as MTRKRTEIKKIDNLSARQVTFTKRRRGLIKKAHQLSTLCDAEIALIIFSSTGKLFEFSSSSTEQVIERHINLHSEKSLNPSAQQQVDDIPCALRKDLSDRARELRHLRGEDLHELNLDQLNQLEKSLKASLLRVSETKAGRIMNEISALKKKGAQLLEENKHMKMMVKMQEAKRVPRINHLSGDYDLSSAYSNNNFDTSLKLGLPFPQ; from the exons ATGACAAGGAAGAGAACAGAGATAAAGAAGATAGACAACCTGAGCGCGAGGCAAGTGACCTTCACTAAGAGGAGAAGAGGGCTCATCAAGAAAGCTCATCAACTCTCTACCCTCTGCGATGCCGAGATCGCCCTCATCATCTTCTCTTCCACCGGCAAGCTCTTCGAGTTCTCCAGCTCTAg TACTGAACAGGTAATCGAGAGGCATATCAATCTGCACTCAGAGAAAAGCCTCAACCCCTCTGCTCAGCAACag GTAGATGATATCCCATGTGCCTTAAGGAAGGATCTCTCCGATAGGGCTCGCGAGCTAAG GCACTTGAGGGGGGAAGATCTACATGAATTGAATCTTGATCAACTTAATCAACTTGAGAAGTCACTCAAAGCCAGTCTGCTCCGTGTTTCAGAAACAAAG GCCGGAAGGATCATGAACGAGATCAGTGccctaaaaaaaaag GGAGCACAACTTCTAGAAGAGAACAAGCACATGAAAATG aTGGTGAAAATGCAAGAAGCAAAGAGAGTTCCTCGAATTAACCACTTGTCAGGAGATTATGATCTCTCGTCAGCTTATTCTAATAACAACTTCGATACGTCTCTCAAGCTGGG GTTGCCTTTCCCACAGTAG
- the LOC116194543 gene encoding MADS-box protein SVP-like isoform X2: MTRKRTEIKKIDNLSARQVTFTKRRRGLIKKAHQLSTLCDAEIALIIFSSTGKLFEFSSSSTEQVIERHINLHSEKSLNPSAQQQVDDIPCALRKDLSDRARELRHLRGEDLHELNLDQLNQLEKSLKASLLRVSETKAGRIMNEISALKKKGSTTSRREQAHENERVIYILQMVKMQEAKRVPRINHLSGDYDLSSAYSNNNFDTSLKLGLPFPQ, translated from the exons ATGACAAGGAAGAGAACAGAGATAAAGAAGATAGACAACCTGAGCGCGAGGCAAGTGACCTTCACTAAGAGGAGAAGAGGGCTCATCAAGAAAGCTCATCAACTCTCTACCCTCTGCGATGCCGAGATCGCCCTCATCATCTTCTCTTCCACCGGCAAGCTCTTCGAGTTCTCCAGCTCTAg TACTGAACAGGTAATCGAGAGGCATATCAATCTGCACTCAGAGAAAAGCCTCAACCCCTCTGCTCAGCAACag GTAGATGATATCCCATGTGCCTTAAGGAAGGATCTCTCCGATAGGGCTCGCGAGCTAAG GCACTTGAGGGGGGAAGATCTACATGAATTGAATCTTGATCAACTTAATCAACTTGAGAAGTCACTCAAAGCCAGTCTGCTCCGTGTTTCAGAAACAAAG GCCGGAAGGATCATGAACGAGATCAGTGccctaaaaaaaaa AGGGAGCACAACTTCTAGAAGAGAACAAGCACATGAAAATG AAagggttatatatattttgcagaTGGTGAAAATGCAAGAAGCAAAGAGAGTTCCTCGAATTAACCACTTGTCAGGAGATTATGATCTCTCGTCAGCTTATTCTAATAACAACTTCGATACGTCTCTCAAGCTGGG GTTGCCTTTCCCACAGTAG
- the LOC116194539 gene encoding uncharacterized protein LOC116194539 isoform X1 yields MVSRQSSKRGKIFQHCYCIVTELWLRGNYSEIIWPKGFLRAPLEGAPDVTALLLPLLLHLLLLQSLTPESIISPNDCCMGLGPSQGINGLIHQIWDWRFGEGSSQILWVSLLDLIKMLRLSKVQAARDEMQWAEDGSPPLLVKIAPDLSKEDLEDIAAVVLALRLDGLVKVVVYAVVKMHTKKKKSGCDSGSALHKICLWGSCSHSKDKVAWEEIRTRDAQHNCPKPQHQVARP; encoded by the exons ATGGTCTCAAG GCAAAGCTCAAAACGCGGAAAAATATTCCAGCATTGTTACTGCATTGTTACTGAGCTATGGCTGCGAGGAAACTATTCAGAGATTATTTGGCCAAAAGGGTTTCTTCGAGCTCCATTGGAGGGGGCGCCAGACGTtactgctcttcttcttcctctgcttcTTCATCTGCTGCTGCTTCAGAGTCTTACCCCAGAATCCATCATTTCTCCAAACGA CTGCTGCATGGGGCTGGGTCCCTCCCAAGGGATAAACGGCCTGATCCATCAAATTTGGGACTGGAGGTTTGGGGAAGGAAGTTCTCAAATCCTGTGGGTCTCGCTGCTGGATTTGATAAAAATGCTGAGGCTGTCGAAG GTTCAAGCTGCCCGTGATGAAATGCAATGGGCTGAGGACGGTTCACCTCCATTGCTTGTCAAGATTGCTCCAGACTTGTCCAAAGAAGACCTTGAGGATATTGCTGCG GTTGTCCTTGCTCTCCGCCTTGATGGACTGGTAAAGGTGGTGGTATATGCAG TGGTGAAGAtgcatacaaaaaaaaaaaagagcgggTGCGACTCTGGTTCAGCTTTACACAAGATTTGCTTATGGGGGTCATGCTCTCATTCCAAAGATAAAG TTGCATGGGAGGAGATTCGAACTCGAGACGCCCAACACAACTGTCCCAAGCCTCAGCATCAGGTTGCCAGGCCTTGA
- the LOC116194539 gene encoding uncharacterized protein LOC116194539 isoform X2 has product MVSRQSSKRGKIFQHCYCIVTELWLRGNYSEIIWPKGFLRAPLEGAPDVTALLLPLLLHLLLLQSLTPESIISPNDCCMGLGPSQGINGLIHQIWDWRFGEGSSQILWVSLLDLIKMLRLSKVQAARDEMQWAEDGSPPLLVKIAPDLSKEDLEDIAAVVLALRLDGLVKVVVYAVVKMHTKKKKSGCDSGSALHKICLWGSCSHSKDKGKTIRVLKRDGFKNIIEAMGIDCR; this is encoded by the exons ATGGTCTCAAG GCAAAGCTCAAAACGCGGAAAAATATTCCAGCATTGTTACTGCATTGTTACTGAGCTATGGCTGCGAGGAAACTATTCAGAGATTATTTGGCCAAAAGGGTTTCTTCGAGCTCCATTGGAGGGGGCGCCAGACGTtactgctcttcttcttcctctgcttcTTCATCTGCTGCTGCTTCAGAGTCTTACCCCAGAATCCATCATTTCTCCAAACGA CTGCTGCATGGGGCTGGGTCCCTCCCAAGGGATAAACGGCCTGATCCATCAAATTTGGGACTGGAGGTTTGGGGAAGGAAGTTCTCAAATCCTGTGGGTCTCGCTGCTGGATTTGATAAAAATGCTGAGGCTGTCGAAG GTTCAAGCTGCCCGTGATGAAATGCAATGGGCTGAGGACGGTTCACCTCCATTGCTTGTCAAGATTGCTCCAGACTTGTCCAAAGAAGACCTTGAGGATATTGCTGCG GTTGTCCTTGCTCTCCGCCTTGATGGACTGGTAAAGGTGGTGGTATATGCAG TGGTGAAGAtgcatacaaaaaaaaaaaagagcgggTGCGACTCTGGTTCAGCTTTACACAAGATTTGCTTATGGGGGTCATGCTCTCATTCCAAAGATAAAG GCAAAACTATTCGAGTGCTAAAAAGGGACGGTTTTAAGAACATAATAGAAGCAATGGGGATAGATTGCAGATAG
- the LOC116194539 gene encoding MADS-box protein SVP-like isoform X4: MTRKRTEIKKIDNLSARQVTFTKRRRGLIKKAHQLSTLCDAEIALIIFSSTGKLFEFSSSSTEQVIERHINLSSEKSLNPSAQQQVDDIPCALRKDLSDRARELRHLRGEDLHELNLDQLNQFEKSLKASLLRVSETKAGRIMNEISALKKKGSTASGREQAHENGCLSRSRLSDQ, from the exons ATGACAAGGAAGAGAACAGAGATAAAGAAGATAGACAACCTGAGCGCGAGGCAAGTGACCTTCACTAAGAGGAGAAGAGGGCTCATCAAGAAAGCTCATCAACTCTCTACCCTCTGCGATGCCGAGATCGCCCTCATCATCTTCTCTTCCACCGGCAAGCTCTTCGAGTTCTCCAGCTCCAg TACAGAACAGGTGATCGAGAGGCATATCAATCTGTCCTCAGAGAAAAGCCTCAACCCCTCTGCTCAGCAACag GTAGATGATATCCCATGTGCCTTAAGGAAGGATCTCTCCGATAGGGCTCGCGAGCTAAG GCACTTGAGGGGGGAAGATCTACATGAATTGAATCTTGATCAACTTAATCAATTTGAGAAGTCACTCAAAGCCAGTCTGCTCCGTGTTTCAGAAACAAAG GCCGGAAGGATCATGAACGAGATCAGtgccctaaaaaaaaaag GGAGCACAGCTTCTGGAAGAGAACAAGCACATGAAAATG GTTGCCTTTCCCGCAGTAGATTGTCAGATCAATGA
- the LOC116194539 gene encoding MADS-box protein SVP-like isoform X3: protein MTRKRTEIKKIDNLSARQVTFTKRRRGLIKKAHQLSTLCDAEIALIIFSSTGKLFEFSSSSTEQVIERHINLSSEKSLNPSAQQQVDDIPCALRKDLSDRARELRHLRGEDLHELNLDQLNQFEKSLKASLLRVSETKAGRIMNEISALKKKGSTASGREQAHENERVIYILQMVKMQEAMRVPRNNHLSGDYDHSSAYSNNNFDTSLKLGLPFPQ, encoded by the exons ATGACAAGGAAGAGAACAGAGATAAAGAAGATAGACAACCTGAGCGCGAGGCAAGTGACCTTCACTAAGAGGAGAAGAGGGCTCATCAAGAAAGCTCATCAACTCTCTACCCTCTGCGATGCCGAGATCGCCCTCATCATCTTCTCTTCCACCGGCAAGCTCTTCGAGTTCTCCAGCTCCAg TACAGAACAGGTGATCGAGAGGCATATCAATCTGTCCTCAGAGAAAAGCCTCAACCCCTCTGCTCAGCAACag GTAGATGATATCCCATGTGCCTTAAGGAAGGATCTCTCCGATAGGGCTCGCGAGCTAAG GCACTTGAGGGGGGAAGATCTACATGAATTGAATCTTGATCAACTTAATCAATTTGAGAAGTCACTCAAAGCCAGTCTGCTCCGTGTTTCAGAAACAAAG GCCGGAAGGATCATGAACGAGATCAGtgccctaaaaaaaaaag GGAGCACAGCTTCTGGAAGAGAACAAGCACATGAAAATG AAagggttatatatattttgcagaTGGTGAAAATGCAAGAAGCAATGAGAGTTCCTCGAAATAACCATTTGTCAGGAGATTATGATCACTCGTCAGCTTATTCTAATAACAACTTTGATACATCTCTCAAGCTGGG GTTGCCTTTCCCGCAGTAG